Genomic DNA from Lagenorhynchus albirostris chromosome 9, mLagAlb1.1, whole genome shotgun sequence:
GCAatgtgctggctcagcggccctCATGCCAATGCTCTCTAGGACTCCTGCCCGGGGGGGGCGCCCCCCAATCACACTCGGCTCCCCCATGCTGGCCTCTCCACTGGGCCCTCTGAGGGCCAGTCCCTCTGCAAGCCGCCTTCACCCCAACACCAACAGGCCCACATACTGCATCCAGAATCACCGTCTGGCTTGTCCCAGTAGCTGGAAGACAACGTTCCTTCTGGGGAAGTGGGCTTCTGTTTCCATGGCCCTCCTGAGGTGAGCTCTCCCCAAAAGGGCCATGATCAGAGCAGGGAACCCCAGCCTCCTGACTCCCAATGTGAGTCAGCCACACCTGGTGTCCTGAGctgtccccaccccagccagggAGACACATTGGCCTCAGGCCCCAACGGAGAAAACAGGCTGTGTGGTAACCGGGAAGCGTCACGCATGCTGCCTGCTGATGGTGACCCAAGCTGTCCCGTCCTCCTGGGCTGCACTCCTACAGACCCATAGGGTTACATTCTGAGTGTGCCATCCATCACGGTGGCAGCTAATTATAAATTAGCATTTCTGCCTGATTCCCTGTACCCAACCACGCATCTAAACATTTTCTCATCCACACACCCATCTACTTagccatctatccatccatccacttactCATTCCtaaatccatccatctatccatccgtccacccatccatctatccatccatcccccCATCCTCCAAGCATTTATTGCATCAGTTAGCATCTTCTCTGTGCTATGGGGGAATCAAGATGAGTCCGGCTGAACGGGACTGGCATGAAGACCACAACAAGCCCCCCTCTATCCCCTCACCCCCAAATCCATGATGCTGTGCCCACTAAATACCTTCTCCTGACGAGGgtaggaaattctttttttttttaattaattcattcattcatttgtttatttttggctgggttaggtcttcattgctttgcatgggctttctctagttgcggtgagcgggggctactctttgttgtggtgcgcgggcttctcattgaagtggcttctcttgttgcagagcacgggctctaggcgcccaggcttcagtagttgtggcacgtgggctcagcagttgtggctcgcgggctctagagctcaggctcagtagttgtggtgcacgggcttagctgctccgcgacatgtgggattttcctggaccagggttcgaacctgtgtcccctgcattggcaggtggattcttaaccactgcgccaccaaggaaaccTTAGGTAGCCTCCACCTCACCTCTCCCAACATGGatggccctgggggtggggggtaagtGAGTGCTAGATGCCCACCCAAACTGGGCACCCAGGTGCATCTCCAAGTCTCATTCTCTACCTACCAAACCCTTAGTCTTGTTGGGGTCAGGGTGTCCCACTCCTCCCCACTACCGCCCGCCTCCTGGCTCAGGCTTCCCTCCACTTGCCCAGCCAGGCCATCTGGAATTTGGCCTTtgaccctcctcctcctgcctgccccccAATGCCTCACCCCCACTGAGGCTGTAGTCCTGACCTCTGATCTGACCCACCCACTCGCCAGACGGCCTGCAGCCTCCCCTCAGACGCCCCAGCACTGGCCATTGCCCGAATCATGACTGGGACCGCCACACCCTTGGACCAGGCTCCggccagcccccgcccgcccctgaAGAGCCTCTAGCGGCTGCCTTCCCCAGCCTGCCCCGCCTTGCTACCCAGATCTACAGccagctccctcccctctcccagactATTGCAGCAACCTCCTGACTGGTCCCTGGCCTCCAGTCCCCCCTCCACCCACCGCATACCAGCCACAGGGATCTCTCATCACGCCTCTTCCCCGTGACCCCCATGATGGAGGCCAGCCTTCCAGGGGCAGCTCCATCGCTTTCCAGGCCAGGCCTCTACCCCGTTTCTGATACTTTCTCTCCAGTCTTCACTGTccctctaaccctaaacctcccTCCGGGCCCGGCAGAGTCCTTTGTATTCTCCAAACACATCTTGAGCTCTCCCAGCTCAGTAACTTTGTCTAGGCTGTGCCTTCTTCCCATCatgccttccttccatcctcatTTCTTGACATCATACCCAACTCTCAGACTGCTCCAACGACTCCTCAGggcactgcagcaaaaagaactGGAAGAAGGGTCCGAGGCCTCCCACACAAACTCTCTGagactccctgggcctcagtgtaCCCACCCACAAAAAAGCTTGCTGATTTCCAGGGATCTCCCAGGCCTGGGATGGTGTGACTTCTGGGGAAGGCTGGGTGAATGTGGGGAGCAGGTGGGCTTTGGCTCCAGGCAGAATCGCATCACCCCCCCTGCGTTGCCCTGAGCCAGATTCTTCACTTAGCTGagtctcattcactcattcatgcgTGCGTTCATTCATTCTTTCGTTCAGCAAAACCCATTGAGCAGCATCTGTGGGCCAGGAGCTTTCCAGGCTCAGGAGATACAGTAGGGAATAAGACAATGACCCTGCCCAAATGGAGCTCGCAGTCTCCTAGGGCTGGAGTTCTCCACTAGGGGCAAtgctgcccccaggggacatgacatttggcaatgtctggagtcttttttttttttttggccgcaccgtgagtcctgcgggatcttagttccccaggatggaacctgcgccccctgcagtggacgcgtggagtcttaaccactggaacaccagggaagtcccaaggagtCATTTTTTATTGTCCCAACTggagggatgctactggcatctagacagaagccagggatgctgctaaacatcttacaatgcacaACACAGTCTCTAGAAAGTATCATTACCCAGCCCTGAATCTCAATAATACCGAAGGCGAGAAACCCTGGCTATTGGGGAATTCAGGCCAGCAAGCAAATATATACCACGTCAGATAGGGGTAAgtgcaaaggagaaaaatggaacaaGACCAGGGGGCCAGGGAGCCCCAGCGTATGGCGGAGGAGGGTGGTGGTCTGGGATGTTGATgcctgagctgagacctgaagaaaGTGAAGAAGCAGAGACTTTGCATCTTTCAGGAAGAGTGTTCTAAGCAGAGGAACAGCcaatacaaaggccctgaggtagacaTGTGCCTGGTGAGTTTAAGGAACATCCACaggccagagtggctggagcagagggaatgaggggaagggagagggatgagAGAGGGAGTTTGTGGGGAGATCACAAGAGCCTGGAGGCCGAGCGTGGTAAAGACTGGCCTTTCTTCTGAGTTGAGACGGAGGCCTCGAGGGTTCTGAGCAGGAGGGTGACTGGATCTGACTTGGGGTTTAAAAAGATCCCTCTGGCAGGATGGAGAAGGCAAGAGAGAGACCAGAGGAGAGAGTGTTGCACAAATCTAAATGGACAAGCGTAGTGGCTTGGGCCAGACATGGGTGGCAAAGGTGGTGAGATGCAGTCAGATTCTGGATCTGTTCTGAAGGTGAAGACAACAGGATTTTCTGAGAgattggatgtggggtgtgggagaaagaggagtcaaggatgacctCAAGGCTTTGGGTCTGAGCCAGGGGAAGGATGAACTGCCCCGCATTGACTTTCCTCTCATGAGAAGGGGGataattctctgtgcttcacAGATGTAAACCTTGAAAGAATGACCTTCCTGGCATATAGCAAGCCCTTCCAAAGTCCTGGTTCTCAAGGGGATTGGCTGCGTCTGCAAGGCCAGCCCTGCCACTGTAAGAAGGTTAGCAAAGCCGCCCTGgttccatcccccaccccactcccccagaTTTGCTCAGAAGACTAAGGAACATTTGTCTCATGCTTTGCAGCTGACAAAGCACGTTTGCACACCCTGAGTGCCGTGATACAATAGCCCTGCTGAGCTGAAGGGCCCTGACACGTTAGCCCCGTTTTGTAGGTAAGAAAAATGGAGACCCAGAGAAGGTCAGCGACTTCCTGCAGTCACACAGCCGATTGTGGCAGAGTGGGAAGCCGGATCAGGACAGCACGCTGAGGGGCAGAACCTCTTCTCAGCATCCCCGCCCCGGCTCAAATTTCTGCTAAGAGTGCAGTGGGTGTGCACGGGTTAATCTGACAACCAGCTCCCCAGGGACCATCCTGAATAATGGGCTCAGTACACATGCCTCCAGAGGCTTCCAGGAGGGGCGGGAAGAGGACCCCAGCCAGGCCTGCGCAGCAGGCCCTGTCTGGGGGCAAGGAGGGCTCCACACATGTGACGGCTGTGTCACACACACGTGTGTACCATTGTGCGCCCCATGTCCATACGTGGCCTCTCACCAGTCCCCTCCCAGCCAGCCCTGTtcaccctgcccaccccctcccccatgcacCCTGCCCTCCTGCAGTAGGGAGCCCAGAGAAGCATTTCCTGTTTGGGGGCCGCCTCCTCCCCCTCTAAGTCCAGGTTcccagggccccaggctgagcagaggTGAAGGGagggcagccccctgcccctcctccttccccggCCACCCCCAACACCCGGTCCAGCTGGAGCCAGGAGGCTTGAGGGCAGAGGTAGGAGCTCAGTATATAAATGAGGGCTGCGGATGCCCACGCCTGTGTGATCGAGGTGCTTCCCACGTCCAGGGCCTGCATGCGAAGGTGGGTGACTTCCTGTGTTAGGGCCTGCAGAACGCCACACCACTTTCGCATGTACACCTAAAGGGTTTAGCATGTCAGAGTATGTGCAACCTGGGACGAAGGGACAGAGTATCGAGAGAGTGCTCTTGTGTGTGGAGAGGAGCATACACACGTGTGTGATGTGAGAGCGTGAGTCAGAGCATGTTTCCACACACATGACAAGCAGTTGTTCACGGGTGTGATGAGGTCAGTGTGTCCCGATTGGGGTCTCTGTGAGTCTCTGGGAAGCGACCTCAACCCTCCGCCAAGAGCCCCAGACGGCGCTGGAGTTTTCTGAGGGTCGTCCAGCCTCCTCTCCTCGACTCCCAGCCCGTTAGCAgcgcctcctcccctcccctgcccccactcccagcacccccccccacccctgccccccgcccgaCTGCTTCCTGCTCTGGCGGCCCCCGGGGAGCGAGAGAAGGGAGCTGGCAGCGGCCCCAGCCCACTCCTTACAAGGCCTGAGCCCGGCCCGGgcccgcccccggcccgcccGCCGGAGGCCCCAGTCCCTCCCCCTGTCAAGAGCGGCTGCCGGCCGGGCCCGGGCCAGTCAGGGGGCGTCGCGATGCTGCTGCGCCTGCTGCTGGCCTGGGCGGCCGCCGTGCCTACGCTGGGCCAGGCCCCCTGGGCCGCCGAGCCCCGCGCTGCCTGCGGCCCCGGCAGCTGTTACGCGCTCTTCCCGCGGCGCCGCACCTTCCTGGAGGCCTGGCGGGCCTGCCGTGAGCTGGGGGGCGACCTGGCCACGCCGCGGACCCCCGAGGAGGCCCGGAGCGTGGACAGCCTGGTGGGCCCCGGCCCGGCCAGCCGGCTGCTGTGGATCGGGCTGCAGCGGCAGGCCCGGCACTGCCAGCCTCAGCGCCCACTGCGGGGCTTCACGTGGACCACAGGGGACCAGGACACGGCCTTCACCAACTGGGCCCAGCCCGCCACGGGTGGGCCCTGCCCGGCCCAGCGCTGTGCGGCCCTTGAGGCGAGTGGCGAGCATCGCTGGCTCGAGGGCTCGTGCACGCTGGCCGTCGACGGCTACCTGTGCCAGTTTGGCTTCGAGGGCTCCTGCCCAGCGCTGCCCGATGAGGCAGGCCAGGCCGGCCCCGCCGTCTACACCACGCCCTTCCACCTGGTCTCTGCAGAGTTTCAGTGGCTGCCCTTCGGCTCTGTGGCTGCCGTGCCGTGCCAGGCTGGCAGAGAAGCCTCTCTGCTCTGCGTGAAGCAGCCTGACGGTGGCGTGGGCTGGTCGCGGACTGGGCCCTTGTGCCCCGGTACTGGCTGCGGCCCGGACAACGGGGGCTGTGAACACGAGTGCGTGGAGGAGGCGGACGGTCGGGTGTCCTGTCGCTGCACCGAGGGCTTCCGGCTGGCAGTGGACGGGCGCAGCTGCGAGGACCCCTGTGCCCATGCCCTGTGTGAGCAGCAGTGTGAGCCTGGAGGGCCACAGGGCTACAGCTGCCACTGTCGCCTGGGTTTCCGGCCAGCCGAGGATGAGCCGCACCGCTGCGTGGACACAGATGAATGCCAGATTGCCGGCGTGTGCCAGCAGATGTGCGTCAACTACGTTGGTGGCTTTGAGTGCTACTGCAGCGAGGGCCACGAGCTGGAGGCTGATGGCATCAGCTGCAGCCCCGCTGGGGCCGTGGGCGCCCGGGCTTCCCAGGACCTTGGGGACGAGTTGCTGGATGATGGGGAGGATGAAGAGGATGAAGATGAAGCCTGGGAGGTCTTCGATGGTGGCTGGACAGAGATGCCTGGGATCCCGTGGATGGAGGCCACGCAGTCACCTGACTTTGGCCTGGCCTATAGACCTAGCTTCCCAGAGGACAGAGAGTCACGGATGCCCTACCTGGACCCCACCTGGCCACCCCCGCTTAGTGCCCCTAGGGTCCCCTACCACTCCTCAGTGCTCTCTGTCACCCGGCCTGTGGTGGTCTCTGCCACACGCCCCCCACTGCCTTCTGCCCACCAACCCCCTATTGTCTCTGCCACGCGTCCACCCCTGATCCCTGCCCCTCAGCCCCCCGTGATCCCTGCAGTACAGCCAGCTTTGCCCTCTGACCACCAGTTCCCCAAGATCTCAGCCAACTCTCCAGATGTGCCTTCTGCCCACCGACCCCCCGTTATCTCTGCCACACACCCAGGACCGACCCCTGCCCACCGGCCCCCAAGTATCTCAGCCAAATATCCTGAACTGTTCCCCGCTCACCAGTCCCCCATGTTTCCAGATACCCAGAACGCCACTCATTTGCCTCGAATCCCAGCTAACCACGCCCCTCTGGTCACCACCTCCAGCGCCCGTCAAACCCCTGTGACCCCAGATATCCCGGTCCTCAAAGCCCAGGCCACCCACCATCCCATTACTTCCACTGTCCAATCTTCTCTAATCACTACCTCCAGGCCCCCTGTGTCGCCTGCCCATCAAGTCCCCGTGCCTGCTGCCACCCAACCCCCAGCCTTCCacactcccctgcccccagagaGCCCCACTAAACAGACCTTACTCGCTGGCCCGACACACTCCCATTCCAAAGCCCAACAAGTCCCAAGGGAAGGTACCCCTGACCCCAACCTGGCCCCGTGGCTGCCCTCGGCAGTCCCCACAGCCCTGGGGGAGGCCAGTCCAGCAGGCCGCAGCCGCAGGGATGATCGGTGGCTGCTGGTGGCACTCCTAGTGCCAACATGCGTCTTCTTGGTGGTCCTACTTGCACTGGGCATCGTGTACTGTACCCGCTGTGGCCCCCACGCGCCCAATAAGCGCGTGACCGACTGCTATCGCTGGGTCACCCACGCCGGGAGCAAGGGCTCAACGGAACCCGTGCCCCACCGGGGCAGCCTCACAGGGGTGCAGACCTGCAGAACCAGCGTGTGATGGGGCGCAGCCCCCGctctgtggggtgggggaagggccaTGCGTTGGACACATGGGCCAGGCTGCACCAGGGACCCACGGGGGCTGCCCCGCTGGACAGAAGGCATCCTGGTCCCCCGGGCCCAGCCGGGCTCCTCTCTCAGTCAACCGCTAGACCTGACTCTTGGGAGCTCTGTTTCCTGGCCCAGTACTCACGACGGAGGAGATGCCGAGGCCCCCCAGGACCTCAGGGGGTGGGTTCTGGGGTCTTCTCCAATAAACGGGGTGCCAACCTCATCCAAAGCTCCTGACCCCCATTGGTGCCTGAGGGGAGGGTCTGGGAGGACtcagaaaaaaagaggggatcTTCCTTCAGCTTTTTTGGGCTCCCCAGGAAATAAGGTAAGACTCCTCAAGGCAGGGTATGCTTTAGAGATTCTCAGGGAAACaggagcccagagagggcagaactttgcccaaggtcacacagagagcCTAGGAGTGGGAGGTTCGGCATGAAGAGAATTTCATATTGGTTCCTCTTTTTACCATAACTCTTAGAAGGTGGGACTGAATCTGGAATGAGGGCTTCTGCTGAACTGGAGCCAAACTGGGGTTTAGGGGGGTCAAAGGCAAGCTCTAGGCCTGGTGATTCTGGGGAGTGAAGGCGGTCTAGAGAGTCAGCTCTGgtacttcccttcccctcctcaaaGGCCGCCCAGAAGTTGGTGTCTGGGGCTCAGGCGGCTTGAGTCAAGGGTGCTGTCACCCCCCTGGGGTGTAGGCGATGGGAGGCACTCCTCTCTGCTCTGGGGAGGCGGTGGGAGTAAGAGCCTAGAAGCTGGGCTGCGGAGAGCCAGGAGCCCAGGAGCGAGATCCCACACGCAGCTCCCTGGGCAGCCTCCTGAGCAAGGCCTTCCCATCCTGGACCACACTGTGCCCTTCTCTGTGTGGATGGTGCTGGGAGAGGGAGAACAGCAGACCGAGCAAAGCTCAGGCTGCTCCAGGCTGAGATGTGCCATGAACGGGAGGAggagatagtaaaaaaaaatcacagcctgTGGGGACCCAGCAACCTCCCTCATCCTGGGCTCATTGCCTTGGGGGGACCAAGGAGGGGGAGgcgtggcagggggagggggagggggaggcgtgGGTTCCCACCACCTCTGTGATTTTTCAGTTGCAGCTTCTAAGGGACCTCTAATTAGGACGGAGCAGAACCACCACGACCACCCGGGCAGGCGAGGAGGGGTGACCCAGAGCCCCCTTTCCTATGCAGTGCCCTTTGCCACCCTCTGACcccaggggctgggcctgggctAGAAGGCTGAGCTGGGCCCCAAG
This window encodes:
- the CD248 gene encoding endosialin — encoded protein: MLLRLLLAWAAAVPTLGQAPWAAEPRAACGPGSCYALFPRRRTFLEAWRACRELGGDLATPRTPEEARSVDSLVGPGPASRLLWIGLQRQARHCQPQRPLRGFTWTTGDQDTAFTNWAQPATGGPCPAQRCAALEASGEHRWLEGSCTLAVDGYLCQFGFEGSCPALPDEAGQAGPAVYTTPFHLVSAEFQWLPFGSVAAVPCQAGREASLLCVKQPDGGVGWSRTGPLCPGTGCGPDNGGCEHECVEEADGRVSCRCTEGFRLAVDGRSCEDPCAHALCEQQCEPGGPQGYSCHCRLGFRPAEDEPHRCVDTDECQIAGVCQQMCVNYVGGFECYCSEGHELEADGISCSPAGAVGARASQDLGDELLDDGEDEEDEDEAWEVFDGGWTEMPGIPWMEATQSPDFGLAYRPSFPEDRESRMPYLDPTWPPPLSAPRVPYHSSVLSVTRPVVVSATRPPLPSAHQPPIVSATRPPLIPAPQPPVIPAVQPALPSDHQFPKISANSPDVPSAHRPPVISATHPGPTPAHRPPSISAKYPELFPAHQSPMFPDTQNATHLPRIPANHAPLVTTSSARQTPVTPDIPVLKAQATHHPITSTVQSSLITTSRPPVSPAHQVPVPAATQPPAFHTPLPPESPTKQTLLAGPTHSHSKAQQVPREGTPDPNLAPWLPSAVPTALGEASPAGRSRRDDRWLLVALLVPTCVFLVVLLALGIVYCTRCGPHAPNKRVTDCYRWVTHAGSKGSTEPVPHRGSLTGVQTCRTSV